In the genome of Dama dama isolate Ldn47 chromosome 33, ASM3311817v1, whole genome shotgun sequence, the window caagagtactggagtggggtgccattgccttctccgtaatgTGTAATTTAAAAACCCAAAATAGGTAGAAAACTTAAGACTTCAAAATGTATCTTACAGGTACTGAAAAACACGAAGttagtgaacaacaacaacaaagtggggAAAACTTAAACAGTaccctccttttaaaaaaaatgtttactaatATATGCAGAGTAAAACATTAAagtccacaccttttcatccaaACAACTATAAATAGTTTAGTGTTTATCCTTCTAAACCatgcttatttataaatatatacttatacatataCCCTTTATTCTTTGCAAAAATAGGATTATGCTATAGAAATCATAAATCATGTAGAACTGTTCTATTCTTTTAAAGGACTAGGTAGTACTTGATGGGTGATGATGCAGTTCAGTCGCAAAGTTGTTGtgtcaactcttttgtgatcccttggactgtagcccccccaggctcctctgtccatggaatttcccaggcaagaatacaggagtaggttgccatttccttctccaggggatcttccccaccaagggatcaggctcaggtctcctgcattggcaggtggattctttactgctaaaccCTCTTAGCGgttgtcagctcagttcagtcgctcaatcgtgtccaactctctgtgagcccatgaatcgcagcacgccaggcctccctgtccatcaccaactcccggagtttacttaaactcatgtccatcgagtcggtgatgctatccagccatctcatcctctgtcgtcccctcctcctcctgcccccaatccctcccagcatcagggtcttttccagtgagtcaagtcttcgcatgaggtggccaaagtattggagtttcagcttcagcatcagtccttccaatgaacacccaggactgatctcctttaggatggactggttggatctccttggttgTACTGTAATTCTATTTATTACTGTATATAGAGATTGCTTTCAGTATTGTATTTCATAGACTCAGGGTGAAATATTTCCGAGGACAGCTTCATGGACGTTGTAGGCATAAtggacatgtatgtttgttttcttttttaaggtgtGATAACTGAGAGGTAGGTGGTTTTCTGAATTTCATGATAAACCAGTTTTTGGTACTTGGGTTTTGTCTCGGTTCTTTTTATTtaaggtgttttgtttgtttgaacacTGTGCAATTGTAGGATGTGAAGCCTCTGGATTTCTGCAGGGGCAGAAATTTGCTGACAGTCACTAAGGCAAATGAACATTTAGAAGCTGACTTGGGAAGAGATATTTTCAGTTGACATTTATGCTTCTCGCAAACAGAGTTTGAAACAGCTGAGACGCTTCTGAATTCGGAAGTTCATATGCTTCTTGAGCATCGAAAGCAGCAGAATGAGAGTGCAGAGGATGAGCAGGAACTTTCCGAGGTCTTCATGAAAACTTTAAATTACACTGCCCGTTTCAGTCGTTTCAAAAACAGAGAGACCATTGCCAGTGTCCGTAGGTGAGTGCTGAAAGAAAGTTCTTATTAATCCAGACTGTTGGATATCTGCATGTAGAATGctgtcaccaccaccatccccactcacccatcccacccccttgCTACCTCATGAGCATCGTCTGTATGATTCATGTGAGTAAAATTATGTCTTTGACAAAATTGAAAGTAGCTTGTTAGGCCAAAATCCTCCTTGCCTACTTTTTCTGTACCCCAGACCCCACTTACCTCCCTGCAGAGTGACTACTGTCAAAAGTTTGTTGTTAGCCCTCCAGAGCTTATTCCATGaattcatatacatacatgtcATAAACACACAGCCCTGTTATGTTTTAAATAAAGtggacttatttatttattattcacttGATATGTCCTAGAGGTCTTGCTGTGTTTTTTAAATACCTATTTACGTATCTGTCTGTGTCAGCTCCTGGTGTCTGCACATCAgctcttcactgcagcatgctggCTTCTCGCTAATTATGACTTGCAGGCTCCAGAGTatagggctcagcagttgtggcagaTCGCTTTAGTTGCCCTTTTGCGTGTGAAGTCTAGTTCCCCAagctgggattgaacccacgctccCTACAATGGAAGTGTAAAGTGTGGAGtattaaccactgaacctccaggaaaTTATCCTGGtggaatatattattatataattatatttatattatattgtataatatatactatatattatatataatacgttattacatattaatatataattttaatatagtatataagtatataattatataacgtTTATAATTATATTCATTAACATAGCAAGAGGGACTACCCTtgaggtccaatggttaagaatttgccttttgatgcaggggacccaggttccatccctggtcaggaaaccaagatcccacatgcttaaTGGCATGGccaataagtaaacaaacaaacataacttTGGATTATTCTTTTGGATCTTTACCTTTCAAATGGTGACTGGTTTTTAGCCTTTATTCTCCCTAAGGCATTGCTTCTCAAATTGCGTTGGACATGGTCTGGGAACAGTGAGGGGCTGGAGCGtacaggaagcccagagaaaacAAGAGCTATTTTAACGTTTCTTTGGTTTCCTTGGGGATGAACTTTATTTGTATGAATTAGATAGTCACCTGAAGTTTGATATAAATCAAGCCACTGGATAAGTCCATTTTTATAAACTGGGTAGCATCTCTTTCTTGAAGTATCAGTTTTATTTGATGGTATATGATTTAATACATTTCTACATTAAAGCAGATACCAGTATACtgtgaagtaaaacaaaaaatgtatgTGAATTCTTGAATTAAATCGTAAGACTTCAATCCTTGCAGTTGCAGAAAGTCGTTATGCCCCCAGGTTGCCTGGGGCGCTTGTTTTCTCCACTCCtgtgaaaatgtttgagaagtaACTGTCCTAAGGAAAAGCAGATGAACAAAAAGATGTATATATGCAGACTCTAAAGAGAATCATAGTAGTCAAAGGtgaaaaacaacctaaatattcagTAGTAATTAAATAAATAGTGGTAAATCCATTTGATGGACTCCTATGTTGTCATTAAAAATTATGATAGAAAATGAAATTGAAGGATGTTAACATAAGTTAAATGTAcaagggagttccctggcggtccagttaGGACTCAGTACTTCCGCTGCAGCAActcagttcagtctctggttggggaactaagagcccataaGCTGCTCATTGcagccaccaaaaaaagaaagttaaatgtGCAGAAAATGAAGTGATAAAACTATGTGAAGTATGGACTGTTGTGAAAAGTTTGAGTGTATTCATGGGGAAAACGTTCCATACAAAACTGCTAATTGTTTgaccaaaaaaatgaataaatgaaggtgGACTTAAACATTCACAAATAAAAGGTCTTAATActataaaaatgtcatttctctTCAAATTAATGTATACCTCTACTGCCATTCTAAATCCTCAGGGGAATTGATGTATAtacgccctccaggctcctctgtccctagaattttccaggtgagaatactggggtgggctgccatttcctactccaggggatctttccaacactgGCCGGCGAaaattctttaaccactgagtgacctgagaagcctgcacactgtcactcactcactcactctctctctctcaaatatGCTCATGATAAAGCTTAATTTTCCATATACTTCAACTAAGATAAGATGGTAATAAATCATAGTGGCTGAGGCAAGACACCAATTATTTGAATCCTACCAGTGAGTAGCACAGTCTGTCTGAAATGGTGCCAAGAAAAATATatcctcagcagtgaaaaataaataagtaaatgaataccCCCCAAAAGATCTTAAATTTGTAAGAATTGTcaggaaaaaacttaaaaaagaaaaataaaagggaatttgctctataggatgttaaaatacattaaaaaatgacaataattAAAATAGTGACACTTTGGCGTGAGGATAGATCATTGGGACAGAATAGGAAATTAAGGAACAGATTCACCtccaaatttattatattttatatgattccaGTATATGACAAAGGTGGCTTGCTAAGTTAgtgggaaaatattttgaaacagaGTTTTAACTCTGTATACCTTATTCCAAACTGGTTTCTTTAGAAATTAAGAATGCAAATGTAAACTATGATGCATAAAAGTACTATGTGATAACATAAGTGAATGTACAATTTTGGCTGTGGTTAGTAGGACTTTATATGTGAGGAAGGTTGATAAACTCTAGTTGGCTGTAAGCTTTGCAAGAGCAAGGACTCGATCACATTCATCACTGTCAGTTTCATTAAAGGCAGTAACTAGTTTTTAgttgaataagtaaatgaatttgcaataaatatctttaaacttCCTTATATTAAATAGACTGCCATACTTAAAATGTAAGTATAAGTAAACTGGGAAAGGATTGATAATCCTTAATGTTAAGAGCTCTAAAAAGTAAGAGATGACACccagtttataaaaatgaacttagTGACTAGATTTATATCACAACTTCAAATGACTATCTAATTCATATGAAGTAATGTtcatcttcaaggaaatcaaagacaTGCTAAAATGGCTAAGTAGATTTAAAGAGTGGGAAACCatcccacgtcccctgcactggcaggcagattctttaccacttgagccacctgggaagcccttttcatcCTTAACCCGTTCCTCAGTAGGCCTGGGTCTTTGACTAAGGTTTTTGAAGCCTCCCCAGTGACTATTTCTCTTGGAACCTTTTGAGACCAGATCTCTCCCCTTTGGACCATGTTATAGGTTGAAATGTGTCCCCTCAAAGGATGTTGAAGCACTAAATTCCCAGTACCTGTGAATGTGTCTTTTTATGGAGATAGAATCTTTGCAGACAAGTCAAGATGAGGTCATATTCAGTTAAAGTGCattctaatccagtatgactgttACCCTTATAAGGAGAGTATGACGGGGAAAATACCATATGACAATGCAAGCAGAGAATGGTTGTCATATTTACAAGCCAGGGAGCACCAAGGATTGTCAGTGGCACCAGAAGCTAAGAAACTGCAGGAAACAGCATCTCTCCTAGAGactttaggaagagcatgacaatGACAACATCTTaatcagacttctggcctcctgaaTTGAAATAAGTTGTTTTAAGCCAAACAGACAAAGAATGGGAAACCTAGTGTAAGAAGTAAGGGAAACAGCCACCATCTTTTATTGCTGGTGGAAGTGTATAATGATAAAGCTCTTTGAGGGCACTGTCTCTCGGAAGCCTTCCAGACGGTCATATCTTTTGACTGAATAATTCTGCTTCCagaaatttatctttaaaacacACAGTAATCAGATACATAATGAAGTGTGCATTTCCAATGATGTTCAGAATGCATTATTCAAAATGATGAATAATTGGAAGCAAGGGAAGTGTTCAAGAGCAGGATGTTTGCTATATAAATTAAGCAACAGGTTGAATGCCTGTTGAATGCCAAGTCGAAGGAAAAGGTACGTGTGTAAAATGTTTCGAGGgaacagcatagaaacatgtatattatcaagggtgaaacagatcaccagcccaggttggatgcgtgagacaagtgctcgggcttggtgcactgggatgacccaggggaatcgggtggagagggaggtgggaggggggatcgggatggggaatacatgtaaatccgtggctgattcatgtcaatgtatgacaaaaaccactacaatattgtaaagtaattagcctccaactaataaaaataaattttaaaaaaatgtggaagACAGTGACTGTATTGTTGAGTGAAAAAAGGCCAGTTACAGAATAACatgttatgatttcttttttttttaattatgtagagaaggggaagaggaacTCCATGAATATGTTAGCACTAGTTATTTCTGGGTAGAATTTCAGCTTATTTTCCCATATTGGTTGGGTTTTTTTGAGGGGGTGTTTGTTATAAATGAGCATGTGTTCATTTTACAAACAAACCCctccatatacatgtatttactaCATTATGAACCTGTGTAAGTTTttctttacaaaatgaaaatagcttTATTAGGTGACCAAAAGTTAAACAGTAGAATGAGTGAGTTTATTTCTAAAACATAGAAAAATGTTTGGAATGGTATATAAGATGGTAATGTTGATTTTGTTCAGGTAGTAATATGGGTgccatttttctgtctttattttctcaattttgtttaatAACTAGTAGACTTGTAATCAGGTGATAAGGACAGTAGATGATTTTGTCTGATCAGATAATCAAGGGTTTCACAggcattccagtggttaaatCCCTGTGCTTTCACTGAGAAGGATGCAGGTTAgatgcctggtcagggagctaagaagcTGCATGccgcacagcacagccaaaaataagacttttaaaaacaggTCCTTTCTGAAACCGAATTTACCATGGACAACCTGTGTTTTAAGAAgtttgatttccctggtggtccagtgattgagaatctgcctttcagtgcaggggacactggtttgctTCCGGGTTGGGGAAGAGTCCGCGTGCCCGAGGGGCAACTGAGCGCGTGCGGCACAGCTTCTGAGCTTGCGCTTCGGCGCCCGTGCTCCGCGGCGAGAAGCCGGAGCTCGCTCCAGCTAGAGAAAGCACGCGTGCAGCAGCGGAGACCCATCACCGGGAaaactagatagatagataaattaaatattttttaaagtttagaaaaTTTAACATATAGTTGATGTCATTGACTCTTGATAAAATATTCTACTAAAATGATACTATCTTTCTAGAAAAAAGAGTAGATGTGTGAGAATCCAGGATATGATTCGTATTAATGATGTTCTTTTTCACAGTTGGAACTAGAAGTACATTTAAAATAAGATGCAGCTTATACACAGATTTGTACAAACTAAGATATGCCTATATTTATTTCTTAGATACATGTAAAAGAGTTTGaggcattccctggtggtccagtggttaggactctgcacttccgcTGCAGagggtctgggttcgatccctggtcaaggaactaagattctgcaatcCAGTCATTGTGGCCAAAAAtcaagtaaaaatttttttaaaaaagagaatttccTCCAAGTCAAAATGCCTACTAGATCCGGGAAATCTAACATCGTGTGTTAAGACATAAAATTAACAAAGGAAGCAAAGAACAGTGGTAGGAAgagcagaaagcaacaaaatcaaTTCTTGGGGAAAAGATGGTATGGTCCTCCAGGTAGAGAGCATTTTTTTGGtaagttttcatcacaagaatCCTTCTTAGGTGTGCTCAGATTACTTTTATTGTCTTTGCCTGATTCATAGCTTCCTGCTCTCCAGGAAGAGAAACAGGAACAGGAATTGATTTGAATGTGGGATTTTGCAGCAAACCTGATCTTAATGGAAAGATTGCAGAtgctttacatttttctcttccttgctaCCTACATTTCATCCCCTTTTTCTTATTCATCATTTGGCTTGTTTTGGTATTTCTCCCCTGTGATCAGCTTGCTGCTCCAGAAGAAGCTTCATAAGTTTGAGTTGGCCTGTTTAGCCAACCTTTGTCCAGAGACTGCTGAGGAGTCCAAGGCTCTGATCCCAAGGTTAGTACTGGTGGTGAAAAGTTCTGTGTATGTTGAATAAATTCCTACAAGTAGAATTACTGTGTTTAAAAGCTGTGTGATACCTGGATATCACCaccattgggttggccaaaaaattcgtttggttttaaaagtaaaaataaaacacattttttattttcattaagaactttattgaaaaacgtattcaccattttgttctactaccttctgccatttttcaagcaacttcataattccatcttccccaaactttttatctttttgaccaaagaactgttccaggttCCTTTTACCGTCTTctattgaagaggaaaaaaatggaaattttttccattaatagAATTTTGTAcagaccaaaataaatggaaatatgaaGGTGCAGTGTCTGGTGaatttgttattcagtcgcttagttgtgttggactttttgcaaccccatggatggactgcagcaagccaggcttgtcctgcaccatctcctggagcttgctcaaactcatgtccattgagtcagtgataccatccaatcatctcatcctctgtcatccctttctcctgctgccttcaatctttcccagcatcagggtctcttctaatgagtcacctgttcgcatcaggtggccaaaatattagaacttcagcatcagtccttccaatgattattcagggttgattttctttaggattgactggtttgatctccttgcagtccaagggactctcaagagtcttctccaacaccacagttcaaaagcatcaattcttcagcactcagttttctttatagtccaactctcacatccatacatgactactggaaaaaccatagctttgactttgtggatctttgttgacaaagtaatgtctctgctttttaatacactctctagttTGTTATaggttttcttctaaggagcaagcgtcttttaatttcatggctgcagtcaccatctgcagtaattttggagcccaagaaaataaagtttctcactgtttgcattatttccccatctatttgccatgaagtgatgggaccaggtgccatgatctttgttttttgaatgttgagttttaagccacctttttcactctcctcttttaccttcatcaagaggctcccgTGAATATGGCGGATGAATCAAAACTTCCCACCCAAGCTATAACAGTTTCTGCCTGGTTGTCAAAGAAACATTTGGTCTTGAGGTATCCTGATAgaagattatgcattttctgttgactaattcctGACACTTTTTGTCGAGTGCTGCTTTCAGTTGATCTAATTGGGATCTTTTCCAAAAAGAGCTCATAATAGATGACTCCCTTCCGATGCCACCATGTAtacaacatcaccttctttggatgaagactggTCTTTGGCATGTTGGTGGTGATTCATTTTGCTTGCCCCAGGATCTCTTCCATTCTGCATTATTGTACAGTATTCACTTTCATCGCCTTtcaaactttgtttttaaaacaaaatgctttTGTTACATTCATGTAGAGAATTGCACAGGAAATACAGTCAAGaagggtttgggtttttttttttttcataacttttgtaGAACTCAGACATCAAAGCAattaacataaccaagctggtgcaaatgattGTCAATGCTTGATTcagatattttgagtatgttggcTATCTATCTCCTGCGTGGTATAGCGTTGATTGTTTTCTCAATTATTGTGTTGATTTCATTGCTATCAACTTCAGCTGTTCTGTCTGACTGTGGGACATCAtccagtgagaaatctccagcaCGAAAGTtcacaaaccacttttgacatgttcagtcagtcacagcaccttctccatacactgcacaaatcttttttttgcACTTCAGTTGTGTTACTTTCTTGAAATAAAGCATAATAGgccaaaaatgttgctttttttcagTATAGAAGTGGCCACACAATAATTCAATtttggtaagttttttttttttaatgcatgctgATATGACAGATGTCACAATATagtctaacaaaattgttttgaatgaaattaaagacacctAAGTGCTAATAGAGCCATCTTAAGGAAAAAaccaaactttttggccagcccaggaGAATGAGTGCCTTTGTAGTGAGACCAGTGTTTTTATAGTATGCCagttgttggcaaaaatgtgaaaCAGCTAAAACTCTGGTCCACTGATGATAGGAGTACAAATTAATACAGTCACTTTGGAGAATAATTTGGCTACATCCAGTAAAGTTAAATACACCCCAAGACGCCAAAATTCATTCCTGGGTATGTGTCCTAAAAGCAGTTCAAACATAATTTAAAAGGAGACATGTATTCCAGTGTATATTGCTGCATTATTAGTGGAAACTTGCCAACAGTCTTCAGTCTACAAGACTGGATAAATAAATCTTTGTGCAGTCTTGCAATGTTTATTATAAAGCagtgaaaaaaataagtgaactaGAACAATGTGAGAGAATGTCAACGTGTTAATGAGTCAA includes:
- the POLR2D gene encoding DNA-directed RNA polymerase II subunit RPB4 gives rise to the protein MAAGGSDPRSGDVEEDASQLIFPKEFETAETLLNSEVHMLLEHRKQQNESAEDEQELSEVFMKTLNYTARFSRFKNRETIASVRSLLLQKKLHKFELACLANLCPETAEESKALIPSLEGRFEDEELQQILDDIQTKRSFQY